The Streptomyces sp. DG1A-41 genomic sequence CTTGTCGATGAGGGTCGCGAGGTCCTCGTTGGTGCCGAAGTGCGGGTCGACCTGGGTGAAGTCGGTGATCCAGTAACCGTGGTAACCGGCGGATGCGTTCGCTCCGGTGCCCTGCACGGGCTGGTTCTTGAAGATCGGGGCCATCCAGAGGGCGGTGGTGCCCAGGCCCTTGATGTAGTCCAGCTTCTTGGTCAGGCCCTTGAGGTCGCCGCCCTGGTAGAAGCCCTTGTCGGTGGGGTCGTAGCCGGTGGACAGGCGCGAACCGGTCAGCCCGCCCTTGTCGTTGCGCGGGTCGCCATTGGCGAAGCGGTCCGGCAGGACGAAGTAGAACTGCTCACGGGTGGCGTCGTGGCGGGCGGGCTCGGCGGCGAGCTTCGCGTCGGACGGGGGCGCCGGCGGGGTGGCCGCCCCGGCGGCGAGAGGCTGGACGAGTGCTGCGGCCAGCGCGGTCGCGGTGACCGCAGCGACCCGTCCGGCACGGGAGGTTCGGCGCCTGGACGGCACCGGCCATCTCGGTATCACTGACGTGGACTCCTTGCGATTGCGGCTCTCTCGGGTCCGACCCCGCGCGACCGTATCGCCGCCGAAACGCTTACAGCAAGAGTCTTGAAACCGTTGGAAAGATTTTTCAGCGGCGCCCTCAGCAGGTCGAATTGGTCTGCGTCAGCAGGCCCAGCCGCCACGGGAGCGTGTTGTAGGGGCCGCTCGCCGCGGGGTCCATGCCCTGGTAGAGGTACTGGAGTCGGCACGGATTGACGGCCAGTGTCTGGTCGTTGGTGTGGCGGACCATCTCGCCGTGGCTGATGTCCCGGGTCCAGGGGGTGCCGCTGAAGGTGACGTTGTTCGAGCGCGCGAAGGGGTTGGACTCGGTGTCGGCCAGCGGCTTCCAGCTGCCGGCGATGCTGTTCGACGTCCAGGACCGGAAGTACCGCTTGCCGTCGCTGCCGATGGCCTCGTTGAGCAGCAGGTAGGTGTTCGAGTCCTTGATCTTGTAGACGTTGGCGGCCTCCCACAGGCGGTACTTGTTGGAGTCCTGCAACGCTATGACGGTGTTGGTGAAGCCGTTCGGGTAGTTGGCCCGCGAGGTCTCCGACCGGTACAGGTGGCCGTTGTCGTCGGAGGAGAACAGGTAGCACTTGGCGCTGTCGCAGACGACCCAGAAGTCCACCCAGTGGCCGCTGCCGATGTTGTCCCTGATGATCTGCGGCATGCCGTTGGCGTAGAACTTCTTCGGCGCGGTCCAGGACTTGGGGTTGCTGATGTCCGACGTGGTGGAGTACGCCGCGTTGTCGCCGGTCTGGTAGACGAGGTACCACAGCTTCTGCGGCGCGAAGTAGAAGACCTGGGGCGCGGCCTTGTACCCGGCGCCGATCGCCGTCTGGTCCAGGTAGTGGTGCTGCGCGGAGGCGGCCTGCTGCCAGCTGGCGAAGTTCAGGTACACCATGCTGTACGTGCCGTTGGTGGTCGTGGTGCTGGCGAACACGTGCCACCGGCCGTTGTGGTACACGACCGACGGGTCCTTGATCGCGCTGAGCTGGTGGGTGGCGTCCGACTTCGGGGAAATGAGCACCCCGCTGGAGTTCCACTTGAAGCTGCTCGGCAGGGCGGCCGCCGCGTCCGACGACGCCGAGGTCGGCGAGACCAGGGCACCGAGCAGGAGGGCCGACCCGCCGATGAGGACTCCCAGACGTCGTGTCAGGCGCATCGTGTCTCCTATCGCTGGATGGTGTAGGTGACGAGCGAGCGGGCGGGAACCGTGGTCTTCAGCGATCCCCCGGTGACCGAGACGGCCGGCTGCCGGGCGGTGCTGTGGGAGCCGTTGGTCAGATACGGGGTCGCCGTTGCGGTGGTGAACCCGATGTTCTGAAGGCTGAACGACACCGGGGTGGCGCTGCCGGCCGCGTTGAGCGCCACGACCGTCACTGATCCGTCCGTGTTGCGGAACGCCGAGAGCCTGAGGTCGCCGTCGGACGTGGTGGCGCCGATGCGGGTGGCCCCGGGCCGGATGAAGCGGCTGTAGTTGGCCAGCGCCCACAGGCGCTTGGAGACGTGGTAGTTCGCGCCGTCCATCTGGATCAGCCCACGGGTGGCACCGGTCGAGGCGCCGTACCAGTACACGTAGCCGCTGGTGTTGCCCTTGGTGAGGGCGTCGTGGACGGCGGAGGCGACCGTGAAGCCGTCGTAGCCGCTGCCGTCGTCCCAGGCCTCGTTCCAGGTGGTGCCGCCCGGCGACCACTCCGACATCCAGGTCCGCTTCTGCGTGGGCAAGGGGCCGTCGACCGGACTGGCGTAGGTGTGGCCGGCGTGGGTGTCGACGAAGCCGCGGGCCGTCGCGTCGGCCTCGATCGCCCTGGTGTAGTTCTTCTGCTGGTTCCAGCCGAAGGAGTCGCAGCAGACGACCTTGTATCCGCCGGCCCTCGCGACCGGCCCGAAGACCTTGGTGAACTCGGCCGCCTGGGCGGGCGTGAGCCGCATGGAGTCGTACGTGGCGGTGTAGTCGGGCTCGTTGACGAACCCGAGGTCGGTGATACGGATGCCTTCCTGGGCGTAGAACTTGGCATATTGCACGAGGTAGTTGGCGTACGCCCGGCGCCAGTCGCCGCTCGCGCAGGTGGCGCCGGCGAGGCCGCACAGCGTGCCGCCGTTCGCGTCGGTGCCGTTGGTCTTCATATAGCCCGGGGCGCTCCAGGCGTCGGCGTAGAAGCGGTTCACTCCGTACGCCTTGGCCTGCTGGGCGAGCCACACCTGGCCCTTGTCGTCGCGGTCCCAGACGTACTTGGGGGTCGCGTTCGGTCCGCCGGGGTCGGTCGGCTGGATGCCCGAGTCGATGCCGAGGCGCAGGATGCTCAGCCCGACGCCGGTGGTCCTGCTGAACAGCAGGTCGAGGATCTCGCGTTGGCGCTGGGCGGGCAGGCCCTGCGAGCCTCGCATGATCTCGGCCCGGCCGAAGTGCTCGGAGATGCCGAAGCCGTCGATCGGTTGGTGCCGGGTGGACCCGTTGACGGTGGCCGAGGCGTCCGCCCGGGTGTCCGCCGGTGACACCCCGGCGGTGACACCGGCGGTGGTCATCAGCACCGCCAGGGACGTCACCGTCCACCTTCTGAGTCTGCGCAGCGTGATCCGTCCCGTCATGGGAGCGCTCCCAATGGTATGCGGTCGCCCCTCGGGTGTCCGAGGGGCGAGTGTTCGAGAGGCTGAACGGCGTTCAGGGAGTTGCCACTGAGGGGGGAACGTAGGGCAGCGTTCCGGAAGCGTCAATCCCTCACGCACCACGTCGGGGCGCTCGCGCTCAGCCGCGCACGAGTGGAAGGTTCTTGAGTCGGTTGTCGACGGTGTCACTGACGAAGCCCGGGACAGGACAACCACGCTTCACGTCGGCCCATGACGAAGCCAGTGCGTCGACCGTTTCCCGAACCGTGCCGACCACCTGGCTCTCGGGCAGCTGAAGTGCCGGAGCGAGCTTTCGGAAATGCCCAGCGTTGAGCGCCGCAGAGGGCCGGGTGCTGGGCGAGGTGGTCGCCCAACGACCGTGAAGCGGTCGGTGTGGCGGTGCCGGATGTGGATGACACCTTAACGTGGGGCTCCCGGCGGGAGCGGAGGGCGCGCGGGCACGGCCGGGTCAGGCTGCGGATTAGCCATGGGAAGGGATCAGCTTCCTGTTTGGTGAGGCCCTCGGTGTGGATGCCAGTCCCGCCGGGGCCGTCTTCGTTTGCGGTTGTCGTGGCCAGCCGTACCTCACCGTCATGACTTTCGGACACCGAGTCACCGGATCGGGTCGGGCCGGAAGTTGGGGAGATGGGTGGGGTCGGGTTTGGCCGGTTTCTCTCCCGGTGCCGTGAAAAGCGGCGTGCATCACCGAGGCGCGGGAAGCCGGGTCCCGCCGGTGGTGAGCTGCGACGACTGTCAGCCGGTTCGGCGTATCCCCCCGATGAACGCCGCCCAGGCGGAGGGGGCGAGGAGCAGAGCCGGGCCGGTGGGATTCTTGCTGTCGCGGACGGGGACGATGCCGGGGGTGTTGTCGGCGAACTCCAGGCAGTCTCCCCCCTGACCATTGCTGTGCGTACTTTTGCGCCACCTGGCGCTGCTCAGGTCGGTTCGCGCGGCGCGCATGAGCTACTCCTCCATCGCGGAACGGATCACGGCCAGAGACTCGTCAGGAGGGAGGGCCTTGGCCTGGAGCAGATCGTAGGCCAGGGCATACTCGGCGACCTCCTCCGGCGTCTCCACCAGCTCCCCGGAGTGCGAACCTTCGGTGTAGGCCACGTCGGGCCCACGCTCGAAGCCCAGGAGGGTCAACGACCCTCCCATGACCGGGTGTTCGCCCTGCCCGAAGGGCAGTACCTGTACGACCACGTGCGGAGTCCGCGCCATGCGGAGCACATGTGCCAACTGCTCGCGCATCACCGCGCGGCCTCCGACGGGGCGGCGAAGCACCGCCTCGTCCAGGATGCACCACAGCAGCGGCGGAGCACTCCGCTCGAGAATCGCCTGCCGCTCAAGTCGGGCTGTCACCAGCTCCTCAACCTCGGCGTCGGTGTCACGAGGGCGGCTGATGCGCAGCAGGGCACGTGCGTAAGCCTCCGTTTGGAGGAGACCGGGCACAGCTTGCGCCATGTACTTGAGCATCCTGGTCGCCTTGGCCTCGTACTCCACGAACTTCCGCGCCCAGTCCGGGATCGGCGTCCGCTTGATGTGGCCCCACAGGTCGATGAGGTCGCCGTCCGCGCCGAGAATCGCGTCGAGTTTGGCGTTGACGTCTTCGGGCGGGGTCTCCTTGCCCAGCTCGAACTGGGCGATACGGCTGTGCGCGACGGGGATCTTGTCGCCGAGCTGGCGCTGGGTGAAGCCGGCGCGGATGCGGAGCTTGCGCAGCTTCACGCCGTAGAGGGCGGGGAGCGAGATGGACGGGTCGAGTTCCTTCGGCGCGGGCATCGCTGACCCCCGTTTTCGTTCCGGCACCGCGAAAACCGTTACCCCTGGTGATCGTAGCCGTACGCACCGATGCTCATGGGTGGAAGTCGCGATCAGCACGAGAGAGGTGCGGGCAGACATGGCAAGGGCGGAGCGCAGGACAGACGGTGCGAGGAATGCACAGATTTGGGACGCGAAGGCGGCGAGCGACGAACTGGGCGCGGCCCTCGCCGAAGTGGGCGTCCTGCTGCCGTCCCTGGGACTGGACACCGTCTGCCTCGCAAGCGACTACCTGCCGCCCCTTGTGGATCTCGGACGCTGCACCCCGGGCACGGCCCGGAAGTTGGCCGCGGCTCTGCGGGAGAACGAGCTGCTCGCCAGGGTCCGGGAGGCGAACCGGCGAAGCGTCAACCGTCTTCGATAGCTCGCCCGGCAAGCGTGAGCACGCGCGCCGGGCAGCTCGTCGCGAGGCGGCTCAGCAGCTGGACTTGCCGGCGTGGATCGCCAGGGCGGTGTTGGAGCCCAGGGTGGCGGTGAACTGTCCGCCGGAGTTCACCGTCACCGTCGTGTTGTTCTGGACATTGCAGTACGTCCCCGCAGGCAGCGACGTCTGGTACGTCCGGCTCAGCGAGCCCGGCTCGTGGTTGATGGCCACGAACCCCTTGCCGCCCCGGCCGAAGGCGATGGCGTCGCCGCCGTTGTCCCACCAGTCGGTGACCGGCTCGCCGCGTGTGGCGTTGCGGAAGCCGACCATGGACCTGATCTCCGGCCAGTTGTGCTGGCACTTCCAGCCGTCCTGCCAGCAGGCGTTCACCTGGCCGCCGTTCGGCGGGCCGGCGTCGTGGTCGGTGAACTCGTACCCGGAGTTGATGTCGGGGGCGCCGTAGGGCCAGGCGAGCATGAACACGTGGGCCAGGGTGTAGTTGGCGCCGTCCTTGTAGTTCAGCGTGGAGCCGTTGCGCTCGGTGTCGTGGTTGTCGACGAAGACGCCGGCCACAGAGCTGTCCATATAGCCCCAGCCCTCGCCGTAGTTCTTCAGATAGGCGAGGTTCTCGTTGTTGAAGACCCGCTCGAGGTCGTAGGCGTAGCGGAACTCCTGGACGTCGCCGTTGCCGGTGTACTCGGTGGGCTGGACGGCCTCGCCGCTGCCGTAGATGACCTCCTGCTTCCAGTACGCCGACGGATCGCTCAGCCTGGACTTGATGTTCGCCAGGTCGGCGGCGTCCATGTGCTTGGCCGCGTCGACGCGGAAGCCGTCCACGCCGAGGGAGAGCAGGTCGTTCATGTACCCGGCTATGGCCCCGCGGACGTAGCCCTCCCCCGTGTCCAGGTCGGCGAGGCCGACCAGTTCGCAGCGCTGGACGTTCCAGCGGTCCTGGTAGTTGCTGATATGGCTCGTGCAGTCGTCGAAGTCGTACGAGGAGTACAGGCCGGGGTAGTCGTACTTCGTGTACGACGAGCCGCCGGTGCCGGTGCCGTTGCCCGCCGACATGTGGTTGACGACCGTGTCGACGACGACCTTCACACCGGCCGCGTGGCAGGTGTTCACCATGTTCCGGAAGGCCGCGCGGTCACCGAGCCGCCGGCGATCTTGTAGCTGACCGGCTGGTACGACGTCCACCACTGCGGGCCCTGTATGTGCTCGGCGGGCGGGGAGACCTGGACGTAGCCATATCCGGCGGGCCCGAGGGTGGTGGTGCACTCGCGGGCGACGGAGGCGTACTTCCACTCGAAGAGGACGGCGGTGACGTCCTTGGTGCCAGGTGGGGAGGCCTGTGCGCCAGTCGGGGTCATGACAACCGCAGCCGCGAGCGCGACGGCGGCGGAGAGGTGTCTGCGTGCCATGTGGGGTTTCCTTCTTCGTTGAAGGTTCTTGCTGCAAGGTCCAGA encodes the following:
- a CDS encoding glycoside hydrolase family 30 beta sandwich domain-containing protein, producing MTGRITLRRLRRWTVTSLAVLMTTAGVTAGVSPADTRADASATVNGSTRHQPIDGFGISEHFGRAEIMRGSQGLPAQRQREILDLLFSRTTGVGLSILRLGIDSGIQPTDPGGPNATPKYVWDRDDKGQVWLAQQAKAYGVNRFYADAWSAPGYMKTNGTDANGGTLCGLAGATCASGDWRRAYANYLVQYAKFYAQEGIRITDLGFVNEPDYTATYDSMRLTPAQAAEFTKVFGPVARAGGYKVVCCDSFGWNQQKNYTRAIEADATARGFVDTHAGHTYASPVDGPLPTQKRTWMSEWSPGGTTWNEAWDDGSGYDGFTVASAVHDALTKGNTSGYVYWYGASTGATRGLIQMDGANYHVSKRLWALANYSRFIRPGATRIGATTSDGDLRLSAFRNTDGSVTVVALNAAGSATPVSFSLQNIGFTTATATPYLTNGSHSTARQPAVSVTGGSLKTTVPARSLVTYTIQR
- a CDS encoding DUF397 domain-containing protein → MRAARTDLSSARWRKSTHSNGQGGDCLEFADNTPGIVPVRDSKNPTGPALLLAPSAWAAFIGGIRRTG
- a CDS encoding helix-turn-helix transcriptional regulator, coding for MPAPKELDPSISLPALYGVKLRKLRIRAGFTQRQLGDKIPVAHSRIAQFELGKETPPEDVNAKLDAILGADGDLIDLWGHIKRTPIPDWARKFVEYEAKATRMLKYMAQAVPGLLQTEAYARALLRISRPRDTDAEVEELVTARLERQAILERSAPPLLWCILDEAVLRRPVGGRAVMREQLAHVLRMARTPHVVVQVLPFGQGEHPVMGGSLTLLGFERGPDVAYTEGSHSGELVETPEEVAEYALAYDLLQAKALPPDESLAVIRSAMEE